One region of Permianibacter fluminis genomic DNA includes:
- the flgH gene encoding flagellar basal body L-ring protein FlgH, whose translation MNARLFSPLLTLLSLVSLLAGCAALPGPQPDDPEFAPILPAMPEPSAAQPGALYNPGTANFLFEDRRASRVGDLLTIRLVENTQAQKKADTKIKKNDSTEIDPPLIFGRTNPQIDGGKFGLETDLGASRDFKAESDSKQSNALTGTVTVMVSQVLPNGNLVIRGDKWVNINQGQEFVRITGIVRPQDVAPDNSVQSTRVANARIAYSGTGQMAEANSRGWLARFFSTEWWPF comes from the coding sequence ATGAACGCCCGCCTGTTTTCGCCGCTGCTGACGTTGCTGTCGCTGGTGTCGTTGTTAGCCGGTTGCGCAGCATTGCCTGGACCGCAGCCGGATGACCCGGAATTTGCGCCGATTCTGCCGGCCATGCCGGAGCCGTCGGCGGCGCAGCCCGGCGCCTTGTACAACCCGGGTACCGCCAATTTCCTGTTTGAAGATCGCCGCGCCAGTCGGGTCGGGGATTTGCTGACCATCCGACTGGTTGAAAATACCCAGGCCCAGAAAAAAGCGGACACCAAGATCAAGAAAAACGATTCCACCGAGATCGATCCGCCGCTGATTTTCGGCCGCACCAATCCGCAAATCGATGGCGGAAAATTTGGTCTGGAAACTGACCTCGGTGCCAGCCGCGATTTCAAGGCCGAAAGTGACAGCAAGCAAAGCAATGCCCTGACCGGCACCGTTACTGTCATGGTCAGTCAGGTGTTGCCGAATGGCAATCTGGTCATTCGTGGCGACAAGTGGGTCAACATCAATCAGGGTCAGGAATTTGTCCGCATTACCGGCATTGTCCGGCCACAGGATGTTGCGCCGGACAACAGTGTGCAATCGACCCGGGTGGCCAATGCCCGCATTGCCTACAGTGGCACAGGGCAAATGGCCGAAGCGAACAGTCGTGGCTGGTTGGCACGGTTCTTCAGTACCGAATGGTGGCCGTTCTGA
- the flgE gene encoding flagellar hook protein FlgE, whose translation MSFNTALSGLNAAQSDLAVTSNNIANVNTTGFKESRAEFADIYALSPFGSVRTSIGAGVLLTAVAQQFNQGNLNFTQNTLDLAVSGEGFFVLAPNVGSVERVYTRAGAFGVDDVGNVVNATGQVLQAFPVNPNGTVTSTSLSSTVPIQLPQTAGTPANTTEIEIGANLSASASNLNVALFDPTQPTTYSSSTSISFFDSLGQTHIGTFYFVKDAAVPNSWATYYYVDGNPVDITGGTAGAGGQLFGRLTFDNTGVLQSSVPATIPPGEFTTAALGFTNGADPAQTLTLDFGNNNPTQFASGFIVSTLSQNGFGVGRLTGIDIADDGVVRANFSNGQAIALGKIALARFPNSQGLQQLGNTNWAETLDSGAALAGEAGTASFGFVRSGALENSNVDLTRELVDLITAQRNFQANARSIETNNAITQTIIQIR comes from the coding sequence ATGTCATTCAATACCGCACTCAGTGGTCTCAATGCCGCGCAATCGGATCTGGCCGTTACCTCGAACAACATTGCCAACGTCAACACGACCGGCTTCAAAGAGTCGCGCGCCGAGTTTGCTGACATCTATGCGCTGTCGCCGTTCGGCAGCGTCCGCACTTCAATCGGCGCCGGCGTGCTGCTGACGGCGGTGGCGCAGCAGTTCAATCAGGGCAATCTGAACTTCACCCAGAACACCCTGGATCTGGCGGTCAGTGGCGAAGGCTTTTTTGTCCTGGCACCCAATGTTGGCAGCGTAGAGCGTGTCTATACCCGGGCCGGCGCTTTCGGTGTCGATGACGTGGGTAACGTCGTCAATGCCACCGGCCAGGTGCTGCAGGCGTTTCCGGTTAACCCGAATGGCACGGTCACCTCTACGTCGCTTTCCAGTACGGTGCCGATCCAGTTGCCGCAAACGGCAGGGACACCGGCCAATACAACGGAAATTGAAATCGGTGCGAACCTGTCGGCATCGGCGAGCAACCTGAACGTCGCGCTGTTTGACCCGACCCAGCCGACAACGTACAGCTCGTCGACATCGATTTCGTTCTTCGACTCGCTGGGTCAGACCCATATTGGAACCTTCTATTTCGTCAAGGATGCGGCGGTGCCAAATTCCTGGGCGACTTATTACTACGTCGACGGCAATCCGGTTGATATCACCGGCGGTACTGCCGGTGCCGGTGGCCAGTTGTTTGGCCGACTGACCTTCGACAATACCGGGGTGTTGCAAAGCTCGGTGCCGGCGACGATACCGCCCGGCGAGTTCACCACCGCCGCACTTGGCTTTACCAACGGCGCCGATCCGGCGCAGACATTGACGCTGGATTTCGGCAACAACAATCCTACCCAATTTGCCTCTGGCTTTATTGTCAGCACGCTGAGCCAGAACGGCTTTGGTGTTGGACGTTTGACCGGCATCGATATCGCTGACGACGGTGTGGTCCGCGCGAATTTCTCCAACGGTCAGGCCATCGCGCTCGGCAAGATTGCCTTGGCGCGATTCCCGAATTCGCAGGGCTTGCAGCAACTCGGCAACACCAACTGGGCCGAGACGCTGGATTCCGGCGCAGCACTGGCCGGTGAAGCCGGTACCGCGAGTTTTGGTTTTGTCCGCTCTGGCGCGCTGGAAAACTCGAACGTTGATTTGACCCGTGAGCTGGTTGACTTGATCACGGCGCAGCGCAACTTCCAGGCCAATGCCCGTTCGATCGAAACCAACAACGCCATTACCCAAACCATCATCCAAATCCGGTAA
- the flgB gene encoding flagellar basal body rod protein FlgB, producing the protein MSINFNQAFGIHEQALDVQSKRSATLANNIANADTPGYKARDIDFRQALQNAMHGATSPGLTRTDERHFSGNSRYLSTEQQYRVPMQPDTGDGNTVDANVEQAAFAQNAIQYQTSLTFLNGKIRTLLTAIRGE; encoded by the coding sequence ATGAGCATCAACTTCAATCAGGCCTTTGGCATACACGAGCAAGCGCTGGATGTGCAATCCAAACGCTCAGCCACGCTCGCCAACAATATCGCCAATGCCGACACGCCCGGCTACAAGGCGCGTGACATCGACTTCCGCCAGGCGCTGCAGAACGCCATGCACGGGGCGACGTCGCCGGGCTTGACGCGCACCGATGAACGGCATTTCAGCGGCAACAGCCGTTACCTGAGCACCGAACAGCAATACCGGGTGCCGATGCAACCGGATACCGGCGATGGCAACACCGTCGATGCCAACGTCGAGCAGGCGGCGTTCGCCCAAAACGCCATCCAGTATCAAACCAGTTTGACCTTCCTGAACGGCAAGATTCGGACGCTGTTAACCGCGATTCGAGGTGAATGA
- a CDS encoding glucosaminidase domain-containing protein, producing MAEQLPLTSATLPDAGSYHDLRALNKLRNLAQHDEQAALKAAAKQFESVFLQQLLKAMRAANEVFEDDDFFGGGNDEVYQQMHDEQLALSLANNQSLGLAERMVQQLSQTAISKSGSAAPQAAPETLPAASHLPERSLRPHSVQGAVKAAHSVPLPLPARPPLQAAQNPPPATPAEFVKTVLPHAEQAAEKLGVSPLMLLAQAALETGWGSKLPTAADNVSGKVLPPAQAAIGQSSASAHPAGHSQPNGYSQPNQSIPMTAASSHQYFGIKADSRWTGKTVTANTLEYGPGNSAVPARQRASFRAYDSVAEAFADYADFIKSSPRYAAAVEQAGDPAAYAKGLQQGGYATDPNYANKLIQLFNSDSLRDLVAKARELL from the coding sequence ATGGCCGAGCAATTACCGCTGACCTCTGCGACCCTACCGGATGCCGGCAGCTATCACGATCTGCGTGCGCTCAACAAGCTGCGCAATCTGGCTCAGCATGACGAACAGGCGGCGCTGAAAGCTGCTGCCAAGCAATTCGAATCGGTTTTCTTGCAACAGCTGCTGAAAGCCATGCGTGCCGCCAATGAAGTGTTCGAGGATGACGACTTCTTTGGCGGTGGCAATGACGAGGTCTATCAGCAGATGCACGATGAGCAGCTGGCCTTGTCGCTGGCCAACAATCAATCACTGGGTTTGGCGGAACGCATGGTGCAACAGTTGAGCCAGACGGCCATCAGCAAGTCTGGTTCAGCTGCACCGCAAGCCGCGCCGGAAACCTTGCCTGCTGCCAGTCACCTGCCAGAGCGCAGCCTGCGCCCGCATAGCGTGCAAGGCGCCGTCAAAGCCGCGCACAGTGTGCCCCTGCCGTTGCCAGCGCGCCCGCCGCTGCAAGCCGCACAAAATCCACCACCGGCGACCCCGGCCGAGTTTGTCAAAACGGTGTTGCCGCATGCCGAGCAAGCGGCCGAGAAATTGGGTGTGAGTCCGCTGATGTTGCTGGCACAGGCGGCGCTGGAAACCGGCTGGGGCAGCAAATTGCCGACTGCAGCGGATAATGTCAGCGGAAAAGTTTTGCCGCCGGCGCAGGCAGCAATTGGCCAGTCAAGCGCTTCTGCACATCCAGCCGGCCATTCACAGCCAAACGGCTATTCACAACCAAATCAGTCGATACCGATGACTGCGGCTTCCAGCCACCAGTATTTTGGCATCAAGGCCGATAGTCGCTGGACCGGCAAAACGGTGACCGCGAACACGCTCGAATACGGTCCCGGCAACAGCGCGGTGCCCGCGCGTCAGCGCGCCAGTTTCCGGGCCTATGACTCGGTTGCGGAAGCGTTCGCCGATTACGCGGATTTCATCAAGTCGTCGCCGCGTTATGCCGCCGCAGTCGAGCAGGCCGGTGATCCGGCTGCGTACGCCAAAGGACTGCAGCAAGGTGGTTATGCCACCGACCCGAACTACGCCAACAAGCTGATACAGCTGTTCAACAGCGATTCTTTGCGCGACCTGGTCGCCAAGGCACGCGAATTGCTCTGA
- the flgG gene encoding flagellar basal-body rod protein FlgG, whose product MHPALWISKTGLDAQQTDLSVISHNLANASTVGFKKNRAVFEDLLYQNIRQPGAATTQNSTLPTGLMLGTGVKTVANPKQFTQGTTQVTENALDMSIQGRGFFQIQMPDGSTAYTRAGNFQLNQNGEIVTTGEGYLLNPAIAVPTDAQSFTVGLDGTVSVTLQGQAAPTVIGNITLADFINPAGLQPMGDNLFVETLASGAPVVGTPGLTGIGTIRGGSLESSNVNTVEELVNMIETQRAYEMNAKVISTVDQMLQYVSQTL is encoded by the coding sequence ATGCATCCCGCCCTTTGGATCAGCAAGACCGGCCTTGATGCCCAGCAAACGGATCTGAGCGTCATCTCGCACAACCTGGCCAACGCCAGCACGGTGGGTTTCAAGAAAAATCGCGCGGTGTTCGAAGACCTGCTGTATCAGAACATTCGTCAGCCCGGTGCCGCGACGACCCAGAATTCGACGCTGCCGACCGGCTTGATGCTGGGCACCGGTGTCAAAACCGTGGCCAACCCCAAACAGTTCACTCAGGGCACAACACAGGTCACTGAAAATGCCCTGGACATGTCCATTCAAGGGCGTGGATTTTTCCAAATTCAAATGCCAGACGGCAGCACGGCCTATACCCGTGCCGGCAATTTCCAGCTCAACCAGAACGGTGAAATCGTTACCACCGGCGAAGGCTATTTGCTGAACCCGGCCATTGCGGTCCCGACTGATGCGCAAAGTTTTACGGTCGGTCTGGACGGCACCGTGTCAGTGACGCTGCAAGGGCAGGCGGCACCAACGGTCATCGGCAATATCACACTGGCCGATTTCATCAATCCGGCCGGCTTGCAGCCGATGGGCGATAACCTGTTTGTCGAAACGCTGGCCAGTGGCGCGCCGGTGGTGGGCACACCGGGTCTGACCGGTATCGGCACGATCCGCGGTGGCTCGCTGGAAAGCTCCAACGTCAACACGGTGGAAGAGCTGGTCAACATGATCGAAACCCAGCGCGCCTATGAGATGAATGCCAAAGTCATCTCGACGGTGGACCAGATGTTGCAATACGTCAGTCAGACGCTCTGA
- a CDS encoding flagellar hook assembly protein FlgD — translation MTVSSATDIYSGLGLTRTQSTENDKKQLGQEDFLALLTTQLQYQDPFKPLENTEFIAQMAQFSSLDSQQQLLTSVNDLASSLTSNQALQASSMVGRTVLVPNDTAYLFSDGGMSGTTNLSANAYRVQMQVTDENGQLVYSEEMGPKAAGKIDLWWNGQDASGNRLPAGKYKVSVFASVGNRTEQLAVQTRALVTSVNMSSSTGGIVLNLAGLGSVPLSDVKEIGG, via the coding sequence ATGACGGTCAGCAGCGCAACAGATATTTATTCCGGCCTTGGCCTGACACGTACCCAGTCAACCGAGAACGACAAAAAGCAGTTGGGCCAGGAAGATTTTCTGGCGCTGTTGACCACGCAGCTGCAATACCAGGATCCGTTCAAACCGCTGGAAAACACCGAATTCATTGCGCAAATGGCGCAGTTTTCCAGCCTCGACAGCCAGCAGCAGCTGCTGACCAGTGTCAATGATCTGGCCAGCTCGCTGACTTCCAATCAGGCGCTGCAAGCCTCGTCGATGGTGGGTCGGACAGTGCTGGTGCCGAATGACACGGCATATCTGTTCAGCGACGGCGGCATGAGTGGCACCACCAATCTGAGTGCCAATGCCTATCGCGTGCAGATGCAGGTGACGGATGAAAACGGTCAGCTGGTCTACAGCGAAGAGATGGGGCCGAAGGCGGCCGGCAAGATTGATCTGTGGTGGAACGGTCAGGATGCCAGCGGCAATCGTTTGCCGGCCGGCAAATACAAAGTGTCGGTGTTTGCCAGTGTCGGCAACCGCACAGAGCAACTGGCCGTCCAGACCCGGGCCTTGGTTACCAGCGTCAACATGAGCAGCAGCACCGGCGGCATTGTGCTGAATCTGGCCGGGCTGGGTTCGGTGCCGCTGTCGGATGTGAAAGAAATCGGTGGTTGA
- the flgK gene encoding flagellar hook-associated protein FlgK, whose amino-acid sequence MAIDILNVGVSGLIGSQLGISTTSHNIANVNTAGYNRQRTDYIASLPQFLGSQYFGSGVELSNVERIFSQTLINELRTNSNGSAGYEAYLQEAQRLDNLVADADTGLNQQLQAFFASLQGVSDNPSSIPARQVLLSQAQMLAGRFQSLDSTLSKQRDTLNDGIVATADHISAIARDIAQLNNAITGAVSAGGGIAGQPNDMRDQRDRLLDELATLTNVTTIDQADGSTSVFLGNGQALVIGVVYNTVVAQPSVTDPRQYGVFLQPSSGSAQIDITSQISGGKLGGLFQFRRELLEPAINTLGRVAIGLSETMNDQHALGMDLNNQLGGLFFTDFNDPAIATRRVLTPTGYAGPGSFSVDIVDPNTMTDSNYLLTMNAGTYTVTRLSDNTVVSSFAAPAPPATVNIGDGISLNIAANANNGDSFILAPTRGAAGEFDRVIDDVRGVAAALPVSTSTSLSNTGSGLVKSVQVTDTSTAVFATPFAITPPLRINFTSATTYDVIDNTTNAVLVAGATFVPNQDNNLLATAGPPVNAYGYEVVLAGAPRTGDQFFTDYNTGGIGDNRNSQLMAALQNIATLDNGRSNYSQAYGRLIAEVGTRTSEAEVNAASTKSLVEQTKARRDSLSGVNLDEEAANLLRFQQSYEASAQVISVARSLFDTLFQSVR is encoded by the coding sequence ATGGCAATCGATATTCTCAATGTGGGCGTTTCCGGGCTGATTGGCTCGCAGCTCGGCATTTCCACGACCTCGCACAATATCGCCAACGTCAACACCGCCGGCTATAACCGGCAGCGCACCGATTACATTGCCTCGTTACCGCAGTTTCTCGGCAGCCAGTATTTTGGTTCCGGTGTCGAGCTCAGCAATGTCGAGCGTATTTTCAGTCAGACGCTGATCAATGAGCTACGTACCAACAGCAACGGTTCGGCAGGGTACGAAGCCTATCTGCAGGAAGCGCAGCGGCTGGACAATCTGGTCGCAGATGCCGATACCGGATTGAACCAGCAGCTGCAGGCGTTTTTTGCTTCGTTGCAGGGTGTCAGCGACAACCCCTCATCGATTCCGGCCCGGCAGGTGCTGCTGAGTCAGGCGCAGATGCTGGCCGGTCGATTCCAGTCGCTGGATTCAACGTTGTCGAAGCAACGCGACACGCTGAACGACGGTATTGTTGCCACAGCTGATCACATCTCGGCCATTGCCCGCGATATTGCCCAGCTCAACAACGCGATCACCGGCGCGGTATCGGCCGGTGGCGGCATTGCCGGACAACCGAATGACATGCGTGATCAGCGTGATCGCCTGCTCGACGAGCTGGCGACGCTGACCAATGTCACGACGATCGATCAAGCTGATGGCAGCACCAGTGTCTTTCTCGGTAATGGTCAGGCGTTGGTGATCGGCGTGGTGTACAACACGGTGGTGGCGCAGCCGAGCGTGACCGACCCGCGTCAGTATGGCGTGTTCCTGCAACCGTCGAGCGGCAGCGCCCAGATTGATATCACCAGTCAAATCAGCGGTGGCAAGCTGGGTGGATTGTTCCAGTTCCGCCGCGAACTGCTGGAGCCAGCCATCAACACCCTCGGCCGTGTTGCCATTGGTTTGTCTGAAACCATGAATGATCAGCATGCGCTCGGCATGGATCTCAACAATCAGCTGGGTGGTTTGTTCTTTACCGATTTCAATGATCCTGCCATCGCTACCCGGCGTGTATTGACGCCGACCGGTTACGCCGGGCCCGGCAGTTTTTCGGTCGATATCGTTGACCCGAACACCATGACCGACAGCAATTATTTGCTGACCATGAATGCCGGCACTTACACGGTTACCCGTCTGTCCGACAACACCGTCGTCAGCAGTTTTGCGGCGCCGGCACCACCCGCTACGGTCAATATTGGCGACGGCATTTCGTTGAATATCGCGGCCAACGCCAATAATGGCGACAGTTTCATTCTGGCACCGACCCGTGGTGCCGCTGGCGAGTTTGATCGGGTCATTGACGATGTTCGGGGCGTCGCCGCCGCGCTGCCGGTCAGCACCAGTACGTCGTTGAGCAATACCGGTAGCGGTTTGGTCAAGTCGGTGCAGGTCACGGATACCAGCACCGCCGTGTTCGCCACGCCATTTGCCATCACGCCGCCGCTGCGGATTAATTTTACCTCGGCAACCACTTACGACGTCATTGACAACACGACCAATGCGGTACTGGTTGCCGGCGCCACCTTCGTGCCCAATCAGGACAATAATCTGTTGGCAACTGCCGGACCACCGGTCAATGCCTATGGTTATGAAGTGGTGTTGGCGGGTGCGCCGCGTACCGGTGATCAGTTTTTTACCGATTACAATACTGGCGGCATCGGCGACAACCGCAACAGTCAATTGATGGCGGCACTGCAGAATATCGCAACGCTTGATAACGGACGCTCGAATTATTCGCAGGCCTATGGCCGCTTGATTGCAGAAGTGGGCACCCGGACCTCCGAGGCCGAGGTCAATGCCGCATCGACCAAGTCGCTGGTGGAGCAGACCAAGGCCCGGCGCGATTCACTGTCCGGTGTCAATCTGGACGAGGAGGCGGCCAATTTGCTGCGCTTCCAGCAATCCTATGAAGCGTCGGCGCAAGTGATTTCGGTGGCGCGGTCCTTGTTCGATACCTTGTTCCAGTCTGTGCGTTAA
- the flgC gene encoding flagellar basal body rod protein FlgC, translating to MDLNNVMDIAGSAMSAQSVRLNTTASNLANADSISSSINQTYKARHPVFSAIQQALNADGVAGVQVKGIVESSAPVRPLYQPDHPLANADGYIFQPNVNLVEEMADMISASRAYQTNVQVANTAKQMLARTLQLGQ from the coding sequence ATGGATCTGAACAATGTGATGGATATTGCCGGCAGCGCGATGTCGGCGCAGTCGGTTCGGCTCAATACCACGGCTTCCAATCTGGCCAACGCTGACAGCATTTCCAGCAGCATCAACCAGACCTACAAAGCGCGGCATCCGGTGTTTTCCGCCATTCAGCAGGCCTTGAATGCCGACGGCGTCGCCGGTGTTCAGGTCAAGGGCATTGTCGAGAGCAGTGCGCCGGTGCGGCCGCTGTATCAACCCGATCATCCGCTGGCCAATGCCGACGGCTACATCTTTCAACCAAACGTGAATCTGGTGGAAGAGATGGCCGACATGATCTCGGCGTCGCGGGCTTATCAGACCAATGTTCAGGTCGCCAACACCGCCAAGCAGATGCTGGCCCGTACTTTGCAACTCGGTCAGTAA
- the flgL gene encoding flagellar hook-associated protein FlgL, which translates to MRISTPGFFQRGVDSILDQQAAIAKTQLQLSTQKRVLTPSDDPVASTLIETFKGELASLERYKINANTAKGYNEQSDTTLDSVTTALGRVRELILLAGNGAYDSLERNALANEAQERLEELVGIANSQNSEGEYLFAGFRTDVKPFTRNAAGNYQYAGDNGQREIFVNNDVAVGVTHSGFDVFQNIKEGNGDFATFGGALNTGNAAIDPGSVSNRVAFDAAAPQTYTITMVTNALGELAYNVFGSVDGQLIPPLPANSITAAPAYVEDAAITFNGITTSFTGTPIAGDTFTVQNSASKDIFTTVQDAIDAMRLGSSNDADRARLQMALDYSLESLDRGLENISRVRAELGTRLNVIDSELSANEAGKVNAKTTLSSLQDLNVVEAISLFTQQQTSLEAAQSSFARIQGLSLFRFL; encoded by the coding sequence ATGCGTATTTCGACCCCCGGATTTTTTCAACGCGGTGTGGATTCGATTCTGGATCAACAGGCGGCCATTGCCAAAACCCAGCTGCAGCTGTCGACCCAGAAGCGGGTGCTGACGCCGTCCGATGATCCGGTGGCCTCAACGCTGATTGAAACCTTCAAGGGCGAACTGGCGTCGCTTGAGCGCTACAAAATCAACGCCAACACTGCCAAGGGCTATAACGAGCAATCCGATACCACGCTTGATAGCGTCACCACGGCGCTCGGCCGCGTACGCGAACTGATCCTGCTGGCCGGCAACGGAGCCTATGACAGCCTGGAGCGCAATGCGCTGGCCAACGAGGCGCAGGAGCGGCTGGAAGAGTTGGTTGGTATCGCCAACAGCCAGAACTCGGAAGGCGAATACCTGTTTGCCGGCTTTCGCACCGATGTCAAACCCTTTACCCGCAATGCTGCTGGCAACTATCAATACGCCGGAGACAATGGCCAGCGCGAAATTTTCGTCAACAATGATGTCGCCGTTGGCGTAACCCACTCCGGTTTCGACGTGTTCCAGAACATCAAGGAAGGCAACGGCGATTTCGCCACCTTCGGTGGTGCACTCAATACCGGCAATGCCGCCATTGATCCGGGCAGTGTCAGCAACCGAGTGGCGTTTGATGCCGCCGCGCCGCAAACCTATACCATCACAATGGTTACCAATGCGCTGGGCGAGTTGGCCTACAACGTCTTTGGCTCGGTCGATGGCCAGCTGATTCCACCGTTGCCCGCCAATTCGATTACCGCAGCGCCGGCCTATGTGGAAGACGCAGCGATTACCTTCAATGGCATCACGACCAGTTTCACCGGGACGCCGATTGCCGGTGATACCTTTACCGTACAGAACAGCGCGTCGAAGGACATCTTCACCACGGTGCAGGATGCCATCGACGCCATGCGCCTTGGCAGCTCGAACGATGCCGACCGCGCCCGCCTGCAAATGGCGTTGGACTATTCGCTGGAATCGCTCGACCGCGGTCTGGAAAATATCAGCCGCGTTCGCGCCGAGCTCGGCACGCGTTTGAACGTCATCGATTCCGAACTGTCGGCCAATGAAGCCGGCAAAGTGAACGCCAAAACCACGCTGTCCTCGCTGCAGGACTTGAACGTGGTCGAGGCGATCAGCCTGTTTACCCAGCAGCAGACCTCACTTGAGGCCGCGCAAAGCAGTTTTGCCCGGATACAGGGCTTGTCGCTGTTCCGCTTTCTTTGA
- the flgF gene encoding flagellar basal-body rod protein FlgF: MDRLLYIAMTGAKETTLAQAKSANNLAHASVTGFKADLAQARAMPIFGNGMPSRAFVMTERPGTDFNHGSLITTGNDFDIAIKGNGFLAVQDAKGGEAYTRAGELRINAAGLLETSGGRLVLGNGGPVQIPANEKLDIGSDGTLSIRPQGAPASAVVVLDRLRLVNPDLASMRKGEDGLFRQESGAPAAPDANVQIVQGVLESSNVNAVEEMVDMITLARQFEVNVKMMRISEDNDSSLERLVQM, from the coding sequence ATGGATCGCTTGCTCTATATCGCAATGACCGGCGCCAAGGAAACGACCTTGGCGCAAGCCAAGTCCGCCAATAACCTGGCACACGCTAGCGTGACCGGTTTCAAAGCTGATCTGGCGCAAGCGCGGGCCATGCCGATTTTTGGTAACGGTATGCCGAGCCGGGCGTTTGTCATGACCGAGCGTCCGGGCACGGATTTCAATCACGGCAGTTTGATCACCACCGGCAATGATTTTGATATCGCCATCAAGGGCAACGGTTTTCTCGCCGTGCAGGATGCCAAAGGTGGCGAAGCCTATACCCGTGCTGGCGAACTGCGCATCAATGCCGCCGGTTTGCTGGAAACCTCCGGTGGCCGACTGGTGCTCGGGAACGGCGGTCCGGTGCAGATTCCGGCCAATGAAAAGCTGGACATCGGCAGTGACGGCACGCTGAGTATCCGTCCGCAAGGCGCACCTGCCAGTGCGGTCGTGGTGCTGGATCGGTTACGTCTGGTCAACCCGGATCTGGCCAGCATGCGCAAGGGCGAAGACGGTTTGTTTCGGCAGGAAAGCGGGGCACCGGCAGCGCCGGATGCCAATGTGCAGATCGTTCAGGGCGTGCTGGAGTCGAGCAACGTCAATGCCGTTGAAGAAATGGTCGACATGATCACGCTCGCACGCCAGTTTGAAGTGAACGTCAAGATGATGCGCATCAGTGAAGACAATGATTCGTCATTGGAACGGCTGGTGCAGATGTAA
- a CDS encoding flagellar basal body P-ring protein FlgI — protein MNHTAAKCFHAALIAGLLAISASAQAERLKDIAGIGGIRSNPLVGYGLVVGLDGTGEQTPYTAQAFKSMLSRFGIVLPDGQTPKFKNVAAVAIQAELPPYAKPGQPIDVTVSSLGEAKSLRGGALLMAPLRGVDGEIYAIAQGNLVVGGFGAQGNDGSKITINVPTSGRIPNGATVERISPNGFALGDSVMLNLHEPDFTTAKRVAEQINLLLGPLVAQAVDAGTIEVGAPRDPSQRVTFMSVLENLTLEPGEPAARVVINSRTGTIVIGNHVRVKKAAVAHGNLVVTITEQQNVSQPNALAQGNTVTTPQSNVAVNQDDSRMFLFPAGVTLEQIVRAVNAVGAAPGDLMAILEALKQAGALQAELVVI, from the coding sequence ATGAACCACACTGCAGCTAAATGTTTTCATGCGGCGCTGATTGCCGGATTGCTGGCGATCAGCGCCTCGGCACAGGCCGAGCGCTTGAAAGATATCGCCGGCATCGGTGGCATTCGCAGCAACCCGCTGGTCGGCTACGGTCTGGTCGTGGGGCTCGACGGCACCGGTGAGCAAACGCCATACACAGCGCAGGCGTTCAAATCCATGCTGAGCCGGTTTGGCATTGTCCTGCCGGACGGGCAGACGCCGAAATTCAAGAATGTCGCCGCGGTGGCGATTCAAGCTGAGCTGCCGCCGTATGCCAAACCCGGTCAACCGATCGACGTTACCGTTTCCAGTCTCGGTGAAGCCAAATCGCTGCGCGGCGGCGCCTTGTTGATGGCGCCACTGCGCGGTGTGGATGGTGAGATTTATGCCATTGCCCAGGGCAATCTGGTGGTCGGCGGTTTTGGCGCCCAGGGCAACGACGGCTCCAAAATTACTATCAATGTGCCGACATCTGGTCGGATTCCCAATGGCGCGACGGTCGAGCGGATTTCGCCCAACGGTTTTGCGCTCGGCGATTCGGTGATGCTGAATTTGCACGAGCCGGATTTCACCACTGCCAAGCGAGTGGCCGAGCAAATCAATCTGCTGCTTGGGCCTCTGGTTGCACAGGCGGTCGATGCCGGCACGATTGAAGTTGGTGCGCCGCGCGATCCGTCACAGCGGGTAACGTTCATGTCGGTGCTGGAAAATCTGACCCTGGAGCCGGGCGAGCCGGCTGCCAGAGTCGTGATCAATTCACGCACCGGCACCATCGTCATTGGCAATCATGTCAGAGTGAAGAAAGCCGCGGTTGCTCATGGCAATCTGGTCGTGACGATTACTGAGCAGCAGAACGTCAGTCAACCCAATGCGCTGGCACAGGGCAATACTGTGACTACGCCGCAAAGCAATGTTGCGGTCAATCAGGATGACTCGCGGATGTTCCTGTTTCCGGCAGGCGTGACGCTGGAGCAGATTGTCCGGGCGGTCAATGCTGTCGGTGCCGCGCCAGGCGATCTGATGGCGATTCTGGAGGCATTGAAACAGGCTGGTGCCTTGCAGGCCGAGCTGGTTGTCATTTAA